GCAATACTTTTTTGTTAACGATAGGTTTATCAAAAGTCCATATTTGCACCATGCAGTTACGGGAGCTTTTGAAGCAACCATTCCAGCTGGTGCTCATCCTTTTTATGTTCTCAATATAGAAATTGACCCTTCTCATATAGATATAAATATTCATCCCACTAAAACAGAGATTAAATTTGACGACGAAAAAGCTATTTATGCTATTTTGAGATCAGCGGTTAGAAAAGCCATAGGTGTTTATAACCTTACACCTAGTATTGATTTTGAGTCAGATATCAACTTTGCCAACCTTAGTAGTGCCAGAACACAAGCGGAACCTCGTCGTTCATCAGGAGATTCACGAGTTTCTATTTCTAATTTTGAGAAACAACCAGTTAGCAATTGGAAAAGCCTTTACGAAGGCCTTGAAGACACTCCCCCTTCTTTACCCAAAACACTAGAGTCCAAAGCAAACGACTTTAAAGAAAAAGACAATAACGAAATTGGTCTTTCGGCTTTACAGATCCACCAAAAGTACATTGTTACTCAGGTAAAAAGTGGTTTAATGTTGATTGATCAAAAAGCCGCTTATGAAAGAATATTTTACGAGAAATACCTTAAAAACCTAAGTAACAAGGCTGGAAATAGCCAACAATTGTTATTTCAAAAGACCCTCAACTTAAGTGCAATAGACTTTTCTCTTGCAATGGACTTGAAAGAAGCAATTCACGCTTTGGGTTTTGGGTTTGAGGAGTTTGGCCAAAACACAGTGTTAATATCGGGCGTGCCAGCTGACCTCACAGAAGAAGACGCTGGGGATGTGTTGAAAGATCTATTGAACCAATATAGGATCAATGAGAATGACTTAAAAACTAACAAAACCGAGAATTTAGCTCGCTCGATTGCCAAGCGAGTAGCCTCTCGATCTCTAAAAAAACTAGATAATGTTGAGATCATGAGCCTTATCAATCAATTATTCGAATGTAGCGTACCTACCTACACTCCAAGTGGAAAAGCAATAACCCATATTCTTGATCTATCAAAGTTAAACGAACTGATTGGCGGTTCTTAAGGTTTATCATAAACACTATTTCATAACTATGTTTGATCGTATTACCCCCGTTGTAAAGAACTTGTTGATTGCTAATGTGGCTATTTTTCTACTTTCTTTAATAGCAAAAAATTTTATGTTCACATATTTTTCATTTTTCAACCCTATACTACCGGGATCAGAAGAAATGTTTAATCCTAATTTTAGGCCTTGGCAAATCATTTCTTATATGTTTATGCACAGCACTAGCAGTATGGGTCATATTTTTGGAAACATGTTCGGTCTCTTTATTTTTGGATCAACACTGGAAACCTACATGGGTTCTAAGCGATTCTTTTATTATTATATGATCACCGGAATAGGTGCTGCAGTTCTCAATAGTGTGCTCAATACCTATGAAATGAGCCAGCTTATTGTAATGTCCGAGCCATATATAGACCTTGCACGAACACCGATGGTAGGTGCTTCTGGTGCGATTTTTGGTATACTAGTAGCATTTGGTGTGCTTTTCCCAAATGTTGAATTAATGCTATTATTTTTCCCTGTGCCTATAAAAGCTAAATATTTTGTAGTTTTATATGGTGCTTATGAATTGTACGCCGGTGCAACTGGAATGCAGTCAGGTATAGCACACTTTGCTCACTTAGGTGGTTTACTTACAGGCTTAGTTTTATTAAAGTTTTTTAGGTTTGATCAACGAAGTTGGTAAACATTACGTATTAACAAAAAGATATGTACTAGAATGACAAGTGTTTTTGACGATATCAAGCAGGCTTTTAACAATCAGCATAATTCGAGTGTGAAAATCATTCTTATTAATCTGTTTGTGTTTCTTGCATTGGGTATTTTCAAGTTTTTCTTTAGTCTATCTCCTGAAACCTCTTTCATTGTACCAGCCATAAAGGACAACCTTTGGTTAAGTGCCGATCTTACTGGCTTTTTACTGCACCCTTGGGCTGTCTTTACTTTTGGTTTTATCAATGACAACCTCATAAACCTTATATTTAATAGCCTTGCGTTGTTCTATTTTGGTCTTTTAATTCAAGACTTTTTAGGAACCAGAAAACTATTCAATGTCTATATATTAGGTTATATTTTTGCGGGAATTTTTTATGTGCTTACCTATAATATGGCAGGCATTTGGAAGATAAATATTTCGCTCATTTCTCCTGCAACCGGTTCTGCAGCAGCAGTATATGCTGTTATGTTTGCCACCGTCACCCTCATTCCCGACTATGAGTTCTATTTTTTCAGACTATTTTATATCAAAATAAAGTATATCGCTCTGGCCTTCTTAGTTTTATCCTTTTTCATGTCTCCTGGGTATGGGTTATTGAATTTGGGAGGAGCTGTTTTTGGCTACTTGTATATTAAATTTTTAAGAACGGGTATTGACTTAGGTAGCCCTATCGAATCTCTTGCAGCATGGTTTTCTAGAAAAGAAAGTACTCCAAGTCCAAAGCCATTTCAAGCAAAAAAATACAGCCATTCAACAATTGGCAACACAAGAAAATCAACTTTTGAATTTGTGCCAGATGCACAACCTGACCAAGAAGAAGTTGATGCACTTTTGGACAAAATAAGTACTTCTGGCTATGATAGCCTTACCAAAGAAGAAAAGCAAAGACTCTACATTGCTTCTAAAAGTAACGACTTACGAACTAAGTAAGTAACCATAAAATAAGCTTCTGTCAGAATAAGAAGTGCATTCTCC
This portion of the Spirosomataceae bacterium TFI 002 genome encodes:
- a CDS encoding Membrane associated serine protease, rhomboid family, with protein sequence MTSVFDDIKQAFNNQHNSSVKIILINLFVFLALGIFKFFFSLSPETSFIVPAIKDNLWLSADLTGFLLHPWAVFTFGFINDNLINLIFNSLALFYFGLLIQDFLGTRKLFNVYILGYIFAGIFYVLTYNMAGIWKINISLISPATGSAAAVYAVMFATVTLIPDYEFYFFRLFYIKIKYIALAFLVLSFFMSPGYGLLNLGGAVFGYLYIKFLRTGIDLGSPIESLAAWFSRKESTPSPKPFQAKKYSHSTIGNTRKSTFEFVPDAQPDQEEVDALLDKISTSGYDSLTKEEKQRLYIASKSNDLRTK
- a CDS encoding Membrane associated serine protease, rhomboid family, coding for MAVLKVYHKHYFITMFDRITPVVKNLLIANVAIFLLSLIAKNFMFTYFSFFNPILPGSEEMFNPNFRPWQIISYMFMHSTSSMGHIFGNMFGLFIFGSTLETYMGSKRFFYYYMITGIGAAVLNSVLNTYEMSQLIVMSEPYIDLARTPMVGASGAIFGILVAFGVLFPNVELMLLFFPVPIKAKYFVVLYGAYELYAGATGMQSGIAHFAHLGGLLTGLVLLKFFRFDQRSW
- a CDS encoding DNA mismatch repair protein MutL, with the translated sequence MDIIQLLSDNIANQIAAGEVVQRPASVVKELMENAIDAKASEVKLIIKDAGKVLIQVIDDGAGMSLTDARMSFERHATSKIRKSEDLFKIMTMGFRGEALASIAAVAQVEMKTQRSEDEVGTLLKIEGSEFKSQEPVSTTKGTSIQVKNLFFNVPARRNFLKTNAVEMKHILEEFTRVALAHPQITFEAYHNDIELYRLPADKLSKRIVDIFGKGYREQLASCEENTPFVNISGYIGKPEAAKKSRGEQYFFVNDRFIKSPYLHHAVTGAFEATIPAGAHPFYVLNIEIDPSHIDINIHPTKTEIKFDDEKAIYAILRSAVRKAIGVYNLTPSIDFESDINFANLSSARTQAEPRRSSGDSRVSISNFEKQPVSNWKSLYEGLEDTPPSLPKTLESKANDFKEKDNNEIGLSALQIHQKYIVTQVKSGLMLIDQKAAYERIFYEKYLKNLSNKAGNSQQLLFQKTLNLSAIDFSLAMDLKEAIHALGFGFEEFGQNTVLISGVPADLTEEDAGDVLKDLLNQYRINENDLKTNKTENLARSIAKRVASRSLKKLDNVEIMSLINQLFECSVPTYTPSGKAITHILDLSKLNELIGGS